A genomic stretch from Camelus dromedarius isolate mCamDro1 chromosome 10, mCamDro1.pat, whole genome shotgun sequence includes:
- the ZDHHC12 gene encoding palmitoyltransferase ZDHHC12 isoform X3, translating to MAPWALLSHGVLVRTGHTVLTWGITLVLFLHDTALRQWEEQGELLLPLTFLLLVLGSLLLYLAVSLMDPGYVNVQPQPQEEAKEEQTAMVPQAIPLRRCRFCMVLQPLRARHCRECRRCVRRYDHHCPWMENCVGERNHPLFVAYLALQLVVLLWGLYLAWWVPPAPWVWPPLLPALGALAAVQRAPVRHLPAAVSLLPSGRPALGLTPLPGGQQHHHLGVHVLTPHCLPPPAPRQPLRPWPDPQCGPLLLWMALGVLGDPLGGGGGEGRQKPGCLGSLEPGPPPCA from the exons ATGGCGCCCTGGGCGCTCCTCAGCCATGGGGTCCTGGTGCGGACCGGTCACACCGTGCTGACCTGGGGGATCACGCTGGTGCTCTTCCTGCATGATACCG CACTGCGGCAGTGGGAAGAGCAGGGGGAGCTGCTCCTGCCCCTCACCTTCCTGCTCCTGGTGCTGGGTTCCCTGCTGCTTTACCTGGCTGTGTCACTCATGGACCCAGGATACGTGAatgtccagccccagccccag GAGGAGGCCAAGGAGGAGCAGACAGCCATGGTTCCTCAGGCCATCCCCCTTCGGCGCTGCAGATTCTGTATGGTGCTG CAACCCCTGCGGGCCCGGCACTGCCGTGAGTGCCGACGCTGTGTCCGCCGCTATGACCACCACTGCCCCTGGATGGAGAACTGCGTGGGGGAGCGCAACCACCCGCTCTTCGTGGCCTACCTGGCGCTGCAGCTGGTGGTGCTTCTGTGGGGCCTGTACCTGGCATGGTGGGTTCCCCCAGCACCCTgg gtCTGGCCTCCACTTCTTCCAGCCCTGGGGGCTCTGGCTGCGGTCCAGCGGGCTCCTGTTCGCCACCTTCCTGCTGCTGTCTCTCTTCTCCCTAGTGGCCGGCCTGCTCTTGGCCTCACACCTCTACCTGGTGGCCAGCAACACCACCACCTGGGAGTTCATGTCCTCACACCGCATTGCCTACCTCCGCCAGCGCCCCGGCAACCCCTTCGACCGTGGCCTGACCCGCAATGTGGCCCACTTCTTCTGTGGATGGCCCTCGGGGTCCTGGGAGACCctctgggtggaggaggaggagaaggaaggcagAAGCCAGGCTGTTTAGGGTCGCTGGAGCCCGGGCCACCACCTTGTGCCTGA
- the ZDHHC12 gene encoding palmitoyltransferase ZDHHC12 isoform X2 → MAPWALLSHGVLVRTGHTVLTWGITLVLFLHDTGYVNVQPQPQEEAKEEQTAMVPQAIPLRRCRFCMVLQPLRARHCRECRRCVRRYDHHCPWMENCVGERNHPLFVAYLALQLVVLLWGLYLAWSGLHFFQPWGLWLRSSGLLFATFLLLSLFSLVAGLLLASHLYLVASNTTTWEFMSSHRIAYLRQRPGNPFDRGLTRNVAHFFCGWPSGSWETLWVEEEEKEGRSQAV, encoded by the exons ATGGCGCCCTGGGCGCTCCTCAGCCATGGGGTCCTGGTGCGGACCGGTCACACCGTGCTGACCTGGGGGATCACGCTGGTGCTCTTCCTGCATGATACCG GATACGTGAatgtccagccccagccccag GAGGAGGCCAAGGAGGAGCAGACAGCCATGGTTCCTCAGGCCATCCCCCTTCGGCGCTGCAGATTCTGTATGGTGCTG CAACCCCTGCGGGCCCGGCACTGCCGTGAGTGCCGACGCTGTGTCCGCCGCTATGACCACCACTGCCCCTGGATGGAGAACTGCGTGGGGGAGCGCAACCACCCGCTCTTCGTGGCCTACCTGGCGCTGCAGCTGGTGGTGCTTCTGTGGGGCCTGTACCTGGCATG gtCTGGCCTCCACTTCTTCCAGCCCTGGGGGCTCTGGCTGCGGTCCAGCGGGCTCCTGTTCGCCACCTTCCTGCTGCTGTCTCTCTTCTCCCTAGTGGCCGGCCTGCTCTTGGCCTCACACCTCTACCTGGTGGCCAGCAACACCACCACCTGGGAGTTCATGTCCTCACACCGCATTGCCTACCTCCGCCAGCGCCCCGGCAACCCCTTCGACCGTGGCCTGACCCGCAATGTGGCCCACTTCTTCTGTGGATGGCCCTCGGGGTCCTGGGAGACCctctgggtggaggaggaggagaaggaaggcagAAGCCAGGCTGTTTAG
- the ZDHHC12 gene encoding palmitoyltransferase ZDHHC12 isoform X1 yields the protein MAPWALLSHGVLVRTGHTVLTWGITLVLFLHDTALRQWEEQGELLLPLTFLLLVLGSLLLYLAVSLMDPGYVNVQPQPQEEAKEEQTAMVPQAIPLRRCRFCMVLQPLRARHCRECRRCVRRYDHHCPWMENCVGERNHPLFVAYLALQLVVLLWGLYLAWSGLHFFQPWGLWLRSSGLLFATFLLLSLFSLVAGLLLASHLYLVASNTTTWEFMSSHRIAYLRQRPGNPFDRGLTRNVAHFFCGWPSGSWETLWVEEEEKEGRSQAV from the exons ATGGCGCCCTGGGCGCTCCTCAGCCATGGGGTCCTGGTGCGGACCGGTCACACCGTGCTGACCTGGGGGATCACGCTGGTGCTCTTCCTGCATGATACCG CACTGCGGCAGTGGGAAGAGCAGGGGGAGCTGCTCCTGCCCCTCACCTTCCTGCTCCTGGTGCTGGGTTCCCTGCTGCTTTACCTGGCTGTGTCACTCATGGACCCAGGATACGTGAatgtccagccccagccccag GAGGAGGCCAAGGAGGAGCAGACAGCCATGGTTCCTCAGGCCATCCCCCTTCGGCGCTGCAGATTCTGTATGGTGCTG CAACCCCTGCGGGCCCGGCACTGCCGTGAGTGCCGACGCTGTGTCCGCCGCTATGACCACCACTGCCCCTGGATGGAGAACTGCGTGGGGGAGCGCAACCACCCGCTCTTCGTGGCCTACCTGGCGCTGCAGCTGGTGGTGCTTCTGTGGGGCCTGTACCTGGCATG gtCTGGCCTCCACTTCTTCCAGCCCTGGGGGCTCTGGCTGCGGTCCAGCGGGCTCCTGTTCGCCACCTTCCTGCTGCTGTCTCTCTTCTCCCTAGTGGCCGGCCTGCTCTTGGCCTCACACCTCTACCTGGTGGCCAGCAACACCACCACCTGGGAGTTCATGTCCTCACACCGCATTGCCTACCTCCGCCAGCGCCCCGGCAACCCCTTCGACCGTGGCCTGACCCGCAATGTGGCCCACTTCTTCTGTGGATGGCCCTCGGGGTCCTGGGAGACCctctgggtggaggaggaggagaaggaaggcagAAGCCAGGCTGTTTAG